Proteins encoded in a region of the Terriglobales bacterium genome:
- a CDS encoding gamma carbonic anhydrase family protein codes for MIRSYQGHSPQIAATCFVDPSAQLIGDVTLGEHASVWMNAVLRGDVNSIRVGSNSNIQDCSVLHGMLGKYPVEVGEWVTVGHSVTLHGCVVENRCLIGMGSVILNNARIGSGSIIAAGTVIPENTVVEPQSLWMGVPGKFKKKLGEADQETILRYARNYLGYKDQYLRESGVK; via the coding sequence ATGATCCGCTCCTACCAGGGACACAGCCCGCAGATCGCCGCCACCTGCTTTGTGGATCCCTCGGCCCAGCTCATCGGCGACGTCACCCTGGGCGAGCACGCGAGCGTATGGATGAACGCCGTGCTGCGCGGCGACGTCAACTCCATCCGCGTGGGCTCGAACTCCAACATCCAGGATTGCTCCGTGCTGCACGGCATGCTCGGCAAGTACCCGGTCGAGGTAGGCGAGTGGGTCACCGTCGGCCACTCCGTCACCCTGCACGGCTGCGTAGTCGAGAACCGCTGCCTCATCGGCATGGGCTCGGTCATCCTCAACAACGCCCGCATCGGCTCGGGCTCCATCATCGCCGCCGGCACCGTCATCCCGGAGAACACCGTGGTCGAGCCGCAGTCGCTGTGGATGGGAGTCCCGGGAAAGTTCAAGAAGAAGCTGGGCGAGGCGGACCAGGAGACCATCCTGCGGTACGCGAGAAACTATCTGGGATA